The genomic window CGTCCTGCGCCGTCACGAGCGCGACCGACGGCGTCACGGAACTCACGAGGGGCACCAGATTCGAAGACTGCGAGGCGCCCGACGTGACGGCGACGAGCAGGCATCCCAACGCTACCGCCGCGGAACTCCAGCCCCGCGGCACGCGCCACGCCCGCCGTGGTCGGCGTGACCGAGTCATCGCGGGCCCACGGCAGGTGCTGCTCCGCAGGCAGGGCGGGTGTTCCGCGCCCAAGAATACGCAGCGCAATGCCGCGCGAGCGATCGGATTGCACCCGCCGTCTGGCCGCGGTCGCGGTCTGTCTCATCATCGCGTACACCGCCTGGCAAGCCTGGCAGGTCGCGGAGGCGCCCTACCCCGCCCGGTATGACTACGATGAAGGCGTGTACGCTGAGACGGCCGCGGCGTGGACCCGGGCGTCCCGACCCTACACGGACGTGTTCCTCAGCCAGCCCCCAGCATTCGTCGCGGCGCTCCGCGCGGCGTATCGCGTGGGAGGCCAAAACATGATCGCGGCGCGCGCGCCCGTGATCCTGGGATCCACGATGTGGCTGGCCTCGCTGTTCTCGATCCTGGCAGCGGTGGGAAGGCCTCGCGCGGGCTTGTTCGCCGTCTGCGCCGCGGCCGGCAACGCCGCATTCTCGGTCGCCGCGCACACCGTTCAGACGGACGGGCCGAGCGAGGCGCTGGCGGCAGCCGCGATGGCGCTCGCGGTTGTCGGGGCCCGCGGCGGAGCGCTCGTGTGGATCGTCGCGGGGATCGCGTGGGCGCTCGCGGTCCTCACCAAACTGACGGCGGTGACCGTGGCGTTGCCGCTGATCCTGGTCGGGGCGGTTTTCCGCCCCCCTCTCTCTGGGGCCGATCGGTCCGGTCCGCGGCGCGCGATCGCGCTCTGCGCCGCGGGGATCGGGGCGATCGCCACGGTGGGCGCATTCCTGCCAACGCTGTGGACGCCGGCGTTTCCCGCGGAGGCGATCCGTTACCACGTCGTCGCCGCCCGCATCGTCGGGCCTGCCCCGGCCGCAAATCTTGCGGCCGAACTCGCGTTTCTGGCCGGCGCCTGGCCGTTGAGCGCGGCCGCCGTCGCGGGCGCGTTCACCGCGCTGGCCGACCGGCGCCGGAGACGAGCGCGCGCCAGCGAGTCGTCCGCGGCCGACTGGCTCTCGCCGGTGCTCCTCGTCTGGCTTGCGGCGGAGGGTGCTGCGCTCGGAACGGTGACCCCGCTGTGGCCCCACCACCTCATCCTGCTCGTCTCACCGCTGGCGTTGCTCGCCGGGATCGGCGCGGACGCGGTCCTGACCCGTGCGCGTGCCCTCCACCGGAGCGTGGTGGTCGTGGCGGCCGCTGCGGTAGTGGCGTACGTCGCCGCCGGTGCCGGCACCGTGTCCGGATCGTCCGCAGCCCTTCGCGACGCGAGCGCGGCGCTGGCGCGGGCAGTGCCCCCGGGGGGTGAGGTCGTGACCGACGACCCCTTGGTGCCGTTCCTCGCCGGCCGCCCGGTTCCCGGCGCGCTGATCGACACGTCGATCGTGCGCATCCAGTTGGGGGAAGTCACGGAACGGTCCCTGGACGACGCCATCGCCCGGCCGGCCGTGCGCGCGGTCGTGCTGTGGCGAGGCACGTTTCGCGGCCAGTTGCCCGGGTTCGTCGCCCGCGCGGCGGCATTGTTCCCCGTGGTGGTGGCCACGAACGGCACCCGGCGTGTACTCGTGCGACGCACCGACGGGCGACGCGCATCCGACGCCTCCGTGGCGGCCGCGCGACCAACGAGACCGCAGGCGCGTACGATCGCCGCCGCACGGTGACGCCTCGGTCGGCTCAGCGCGATGCGTTGCAGCCGGCCGCCGCGGTCACGCCGGCTTGGTTGCCCGCTCTGTCGCCGCGAAGCCAACTCTCTTGTGCGAACCGTCACAGAACGGTTTGTGAGATGAATGTCCGCACCGGCAGAGCCAGACGGTCTCTTTCGTTTCCCACACGCCGCCCTCTGCGTCAACGAGTCGAATCGGGCCCTTCACCTGGTACGGTCCGTTGTCCGTGGGGACGATTGTCGGCTCCGCCATCTCTGTCGCCTCCCCTTCGTGCTCGCCGCGCGCCCGGTCCCACCGACGCGTCGTTGCGGCTAACGCGGGCGGCCCCGCCCATATTCCTACCGCGCGTCCTCGGCAGGCTCCGCCAGCGCCGACGCGCGCGCGGCGCTCGCGTCCGCATGCCGTTGCCGCGCGCGCACGAGCGCGTAGACCCCAAACGTCCCCGCGAGACCGGCGCCGCCTGCGATGAGGAACCCCGCCGCGAGCCCCCACCCGTCCACGATCGCTCCCATCAACAGCGACGCGAACGGGCTCACGCCGCTGAACACGAGTGCGTAGGTGCTCATCACGCGACCGCGTAGTGCATCCGGCGTCTCCAACTGCACGGTGCTGTTCGCGGTGGCGGTGAACATGATCATGCCCGCCCCGGCCGCGAACAGCAGCGCGCCCGCGGGAACGGCGTGGAACGCGATCGGCAACAGCAGTTGGGCGCCGCACAGGAGCACTGGCCCCCAGAGCAGGTACGCGTGTTGCGGCCCACGGTGGCCCGAGGCGGCGACGAGCAGCGAGCCGATGAGCGCGCCCGACCCCTGGGCCGCCATCAACAAACCGAATCCGGACGCTTGCAGATGCAGCTGTTGGCGGGCGAGCACCGGCACGAAGACGTTGAAATTCATCGCGAAGAAGCTGAGCACGCCGAGCGTCGCCAGCACCCACAGCACGCGCGGCGAGCCGCGGATGAACGCAACGCCTTCCCGCATCTGCAGCAGCAGGTCGGCGCCTGGCGCGACCTCCACCCGGCCGTCCTCGCGGATCGCGAGCAGCGCCGCGATCACGGCCAGGAAGCTCGCGGCGTTGGCAAGGAACGCGATGCCGACACCCCACGCCGCGATCACCAGCCCCGCGAGGCCCGGGCCGATGAGCCGGGCGCCGTTGAAGATCGACGAGTTGAGGGCGATCGCGGCGGGCAGATCCTCCACGCCCCCCACCATCTCCACCACGAACGCTTGGCGCGCCGGGGTGTCGAACGCGTTCACGATGCCGAGCATGGTGGCGAGCACCGCGACGTGCCAGAAGCGAACGGTCCCGGAGATCGCGAGCAGGCCAAGCGCGAGCGCGAGCACCAAGAACAGCGACTGGGTGACAACGATGAGCAGGCGCTTCGGCAGACGGTCCACCACCACTCCGGCCGCGAGCGAGCAGACGAGGACCGGCGACCACTGCAGTGCGCTGATCACACCGAGCAGGAACGGAGAGTTTGTGAGGGTCAGTACGAGCCACGCCTGCCCGACGGTCTGCATCCAACTACCGATCAACGACACGAGCTGGCCGAAGAAGAAGAGGCGGTAGCTCCGGTGACGCAGCGGCGCGAGGATCGGCACCACCGCGAGCCGCGGCAGGACGGTCACGCCGGCCAGAATCCCATGCGCTGCGCCCCCTCGACGAGCGCCCGGGTGTACGGGTGCTGCGGCGCGGCGAAGAGCTGGCGGGTGTCCGCCGCCTCGACGATGTGTCCCCCGCGCATGACGTGGACGACGTCGGCCATCTGCGCGACGATGCCGAGATCGTGTGTGATCAGCAACAGCGACATCCCCAGATCGCGCTGCAATCGGGCGAGGAGATCGAGAATCTGCGCCTGCACCGTCACGTCGAGCGCCGCGGTGGGTTCGTCGGCGATCAGCAGCGTCGGCCCGGGCGCGATCGCCGCGGCGACCAGCACGCGCTGTCGCTGCCCACCCGACAGCTCGTGCGGGTACCGACGAAGCAGATCCCGGTCGAGTCCCACCCGCGCGAGCGTATCCGCCGCCCGCTCGCGCGCCCCCCGACGGCCGAGGTGCGCGACGATCCCTTCCATCACTTGGTCGCCGATCGACATCACGGGGTCGAGCGCGGACGAGGGTTCCTGAAAGATCATCGCCACCCGCCGGCCCCGCACCCCCGCCAGCGCGCGCTCGGACAGCGGGACGAGGTCGGTGCCGTCCAGCACGATGCGACCGGCGGTGATCTTGGCGTCGACGGGAAACAACCGGAGCACGGCGTAGGCGGTCATGGACTTGCCGGCGCCGCTGGCGCCCACGAGCGCCGCCGTCTTCCCCGGCGGGACGTGGAGCCAGACGTCGTCGAGCACCGAGAGGTTCCCCGAGGGACGCGTAATCGCGACGCTGAGCCCCTCGATCCGCAGTTCCCCGCCGCGCGCGGTGGTCTCGGCCGAGGCGGACCCGGTCACGACGCCTCGCGGCGGCGGCGGCGCGGGAACCGTTCCTCGAACAACACGTACAGCAGCGGAATCAGCAGGAGCGTGAGCGCCGTCGAGACCGCGAGCCCCCCAATCACCGCGCGGGCCAGCGGCATGTTTGTCTCCGCCCCTTCCCCGAGCCCGAGCGCCATCGGGATCATGCCGCACACCGTGGCGATC from bacterium includes these protein-coding regions:
- a CDS encoding glycosyltransferase family 39 protein, with product MPRERSDCTRRLAAVAVCLIIAYTAWQAWQVAEAPYPARYDYDEGVYAETAAAWTRASRPYTDVFLSQPPAFVAALRAAYRVGGQNMIAARAPVILGSTMWLASLFSILAAVGRPRAGLFAVCAAAGNAAFSVAAHTVQTDGPSEALAAAAMALAVVGARGGALVWIVAGIAWALAVLTKLTAVTVALPLILVGAVFRPPLSGADRSGPRRAIALCAAGIGAIATVGAFLPTLWTPAFPAEAIRYHVVAARIVGPAPAANLAAELAFLAGAWPLSAAAVAGAFTALADRRRRRARASESSAADWLSPVLLVWLAAEGAALGTVTPLWPHHLILLVSPLALLAGIGADAVLTRARALHRSVVVVAAAAVVAYVAAGAGTVSGSSAALRDASAALARAVPPGGEVVTDDPLVPFLAGRPVPGALIDTSIVRIQLGEVTERSLDDAIARPAVRAVVLWRGTFRGQLPGFVARAAALFPVVVATNGTRRVLVRRTDGRRASDASVAAARPTRPQARTIAAAR
- a CDS encoding CDGSH iron-sulfur domain-containing protein — protein: MAEPTIVPTDNGPYQVKGPIRLVDAEGGVWETKETVWLCRCGHSSHKPFCDGSHKRVGFAATERATKPA
- a CDS encoding MFS transporter; its protein translation is MTVLPRLAVVPILAPLRHRSYRLFFFGQLVSLIGSWMQTVGQAWLVLTLTNSPFLLGVISALQWSPVLVCSLAAGVVVDRLPKRLLIVVTQSLFLVLALALGLLAISGTVRFWHVAVLATMLGIVNAFDTPARQAFVVEMVGGVEDLPAAIALNSSIFNGARLIGPGLAGLVIAAWGVGIAFLANAASFLAVIAALLAIREDGRVEVAPGADLLLQMREGVAFIRGSPRVLWVLATLGVLSFFAMNFNVFVPVLARQQLHLQASGFGLLMAAQGSGALIGSLLVAASGHRGPQHAYLLWGPVLLCGAQLLLPIAFHAVPAGALLFAAGAGMIMFTATANSTVQLETPDALRGRVMSTYALVFSGVSPFASLLMGAIVDGWGLAAGFLIAGGAGLAGTFGVYALVRARQRHADASAARASALAEPAEDAR
- a CDS encoding ABC transporter ATP-binding protein, coding for MTGSASAETTARGGELRIEGLSVAITRPSGNLSVLDDVWLHVPPGKTAALVGASGAGKSMTAYAVLRLFPVDAKITAGRIVLDGTDLVPLSERALAGVRGRRVAMIFQEPSSALDPVMSIGDQVMEGIVAHLGRRGARERAADTLARVGLDRDLLRRYPHELSGGQRQRVLVAAAIAPGPTLLIADEPTAALDVTVQAQILDLLARLQRDLGMSLLLITHDLGIVAQMADVVHVMRGGHIVEAADTRQLFAAPQHPYTRALVEGAQRMGFWPA